CTACGTCGGCGACGGCGACACCGGCTCGACCTTCGCCACCGCCGCCCACCGGGTGCTGGCGGTACTCGACGACCTGCCCCTGGCCGAGCGTCCGGCCCTGTTCAGCGCCCTGTCCGGGATCCTGGCCACGAGCATGGGCGGATCCAGCGGCGTGCTCGGCTCGGTGTTCTTCGCCGCCGCCGGAAGTGCCTCCGCCGAAGGGGTTTCCGTGGCCCGGGCGCTGCGGGCGGGTATCGACGCGATGCAGACCTACGGTGGCGCGGCCGAGGGCGACCGGACGATGCTCGACGCACTGATCCCGGCGGTCGCCGTGCTGCTGGAGGGTGGCTCACCGGCGGACGCGGCCCAAGCCGCCGAGGCGGCGGCGGTGCGCACCGCCTCGATGACCTCGGCCCGGGCCGGCCGCTCGGCCTACGTGCCCGCGGAGCACCTGGCCGACGTGCAGGACCCGGGTGCGGCGGCGGTGTCGGTGATGTTCGCGGCGGCGGCCAGGAGCTAGTCCCCGCGTCGAATACGGTCAAACACGGGACGGCGCCGGGTCTTTCACGACCCGGCGCCGTCCCGTCGTTCTCACCCGGGATCACCCCCGGGCATCATCAGGTCAGCTGCAACCCGAGGTGCTGCCACAGCCCTCGCAGACGTAGCAGGAACCGGCCGGGCGCATCTTGGTGCCGCAGGTGAAGCACATCGGCGCGTCGGACGTACGGCCCTGCATGGCCTCGAACAGCTCGGCCGACGAGTGCACGGCGGTCGGCGCGGACTTCGCCGTGGCGGCGCCGTCGACGTTCACCACCGGCAGCTGGCTGGTCGCGTTGCCCGTGGTCAGCGGCTGGCTGGCCTCGGCCTTCTCCGACTTCTCGGCCTTCTCCGACGGCGCGGACTGGGCCAGGGTCTCCAGCTCCTCCTCCACGTCCTCGGCGTCGTCCTCGGCCGGCAGGTAGGAGCCGGTGGCCAGCTCGCGGGCCCGCTCGTCGGCCGAGTAGATGCCCAGCGCCGAGCGCTCCTCGAAGGACAGGTGGTCCAGCGCCAGGCGGCGGAACACGTAGTCCATGATGCTGGAGCTCATCCGCACGTCCGGGTCGTCGGTCAGGCCGGCCGGCTCGAAGCGCAGGTTGGTGAACTTCTCGACGTAGGTCTCCAGCGGCACGCCGTACTGGAGCGCGATGCTGATCGCGACCGAGAACGAGTCCATCATCCCGGCCAGGGTGGAACCCTGCTTGCCGAGCTTGATGAAGACCTCGCCCAGGCCGTCGTCGGGGTAGGAGCCGGCCGTCATGTAGCCCTTGGCGCCGCCCACGGTGAAGCGGGTGGTGATCGACGGACGGGACTTCGGCAGGCGCTTGCGGGTCGGGCGGTACTCGACGACCTTCTCCACGACCTTCTCGACCGTGGCCGCGGTGGGCACCTCGGTCTTGGTGGCCTTGGCGTCGGAGAGCGGCTGGCCCACCTTGCAGTTGTCGCGGTACACGGCCAGCGCCTTCAGGCCCAGCTTCCAGCCCTGGAAGTAGACGTCGGCGATGTTCTCGACCGTCGCCGTCTCCGGCAGGTTGACCGTCTTGGAGATGGCGCCGGACAGGAACGGCTGGGTGGCCGCCATCATCCGCACGTGGCCCATCGGGGCGATCGCCCGCTGGCCCATGGCGCAGTCGAACACCTCGTAGTGCTCCGGCTTGAGGCCGGGGGCGTCGATGACGTGGCCCTTCTCGGAGATGAACTCGACGATCGCCTCGACCGTCTCCTCGGCGTAGCCGAGCTTGCGCAGCGCGCGCGGGATGGTCTGGTTGACGATCTGCATCGAGCCGCCGCCGACCAGCTTCTTGAACTTGACCAGCGAGAAGTCCGGCTCGATGCCGGTGGTGTCGCAGTCCATCATGAAGCCGATGGTGCCGGTGGGCGCGAGCAGCGAGGCCTGCGCGTTGCGCCAGCCGTTCTTCTCACCGATCTTGAGCGACGCCTCCCACTCCTGGGTGGCGGCGCGCTGCACGGCGATGTCCATCGGGTGCATGGTGCGGATGGTGTCGTTCGCGGCGGCGTGCTTGCGCATGACCCGGCGGTGCGCCTCGGCGTTGCGGGCGAAGCCGTCGTACGGGCCGACCACACCGGCGAGCTCGGCCGAGCGGCGGTAGGCCGCACCGGTCATCAGCGAGGTGATCGAGGCGGCCAGCGCGCGGCCACCCTCGGAGTCGTAGCCCAGGCCGGACTCCATCAGCAGGGCGCCGAGGTTGGCGTAGCCGATGCCGAGCTGGCGGTAGGCGCGGGTGGTCTCGGTGATCGCCTCGGTCGGGAAGTCGGCGAAGCAGATCGAGATGTCCATCGCGGTGATGACGATCTCGACGGCCTTGGTGAACTTCTCCACGTCGAACGAGCCGTCGTCCTTGACGAACTTCAGCAGGTTCAGCGAGGCCAGGTTGCAGCTGGAGTTGTCCAGGTGCATGTACTCGGAACACGGGTTGCTGGCGGTGATCCGGCCCGACTCGGGCGTGGTGTGCCAGTCGTTGATGACGCCGTCGTACTGGATACCCGGGTCGGCGCACTCCCACGCGGCCACGGCCATCTTGTCGAACAGGGCCTTGGCGTCGACGTACTCGATCACCTCGCCGGTGGTGCGGCTGGTCAGGCCGAACTGCTCACCGAACTCCACGGCCCGCATGAACTCGTCGGTGACCCGGACCGAGTTGTTGGCGTTCTGGTACTGGACGCTGCTGATGTCGCGGCCGCCCAGGTCCATGTCGAAACCGGCGTCGCGGAGCGCGCGGATCTTGTTCTCCTCGCGCGACTTGGTCTCGATGAACTCCTCGATGTCCGGGTGGTCGACGTCGAGGACGACCATCTTCGCCGCGCGCCGGGTGGCGCCACCGGACTTGATGGTTCCCGCGGAGGCGTCGGCGCCGCGCATGAACGACACCGGGCCGGAGGCCGTGCCGCCGCTGTTCAGCAGCTCCTTGGAAGAACGGATGCGGGAGAGGTTCAGGCCGGCGCCGGAGCCGCCCTTGAAGATGAAACCCTCTTCCTTGTACCAGTTCAGGATCGAGTCCATCGAATCGTCGACCGACAGGATGAAGCACGCGCTGACCTGCTGCGGGGCGCTGGTGCCGACGTTGAACCAGACCGGCGAGTTGAAGGCGAAGACCTGGTTGAGCAGCATCCAGGTGAGCTCGTGCTCGAACACCTCGGCGTCTTCCTCGGTGAGGAAGTAGCCGTTGTCGCGGCCGGCCTTGGTGTAGGTCAGCACGACCCGGTCGATGAGCTGCTTGAGGCTGGCCTCGCGGCTGTCGGAACCGACGGCGCCGCGGAAGTACTTGGTGGTGACGATCGTGGAGGCGTTCAGGCTCCAGAAGTCCGGGAACTCGACGCCCTTCTGCTCGAAGATCGTCTCACCCGACTTCCAGTTCGTCTGGACGACGTCCCGCCGCTCCCAGGTGACCTGGTCGTAGGGGTGGACCCCCGCCGTGCTGTAGACGCGGTCGATCTTCAGACCGGTGCGACGCACCTGCGGCGCCCCATTCCGCGTCTTGCGCGACCCCTGGCCCGACTGGCCTGAGACGGTCTCCGTCATTCGTCCGTTCCCCTTAGTTGCGTGGCGCTTCGGACACGTGGCTGTACCCCGTGCCTGTCTCTTAACTGAATTGAATTGCGTGATGGTGCTTTTGCTGTGCTGTGCACCGCCGTCACCGTGCCTTCCCCTGCCCGGTGACGGCGATGGGTCAGGTGGCGCTCGACGC
The sequence above is drawn from the Kineosporia corallincola genome and encodes:
- a CDS encoding vitamin B12-dependent ribonucleotide reductase, encoding MTETVSGQSGQGSRKTRNGAPQVRRTGLKIDRVYSTAGVHPYDQVTWERRDVVQTNWKSGETIFEQKGVEFPDFWSLNASTIVTTKYFRGAVGSDSREASLKQLIDRVVLTYTKAGRDNGYFLTEEDAEVFEHELTWMLLNQVFAFNSPVWFNVGTSAPQQVSACFILSVDDSMDSILNWYKEEGFIFKGGSGAGLNLSRIRSSKELLNSGGTASGPVSFMRGADASAGTIKSGGATRRAAKMVVLDVDHPDIEEFIETKSREENKIRALRDAGFDMDLGGRDISSVQYQNANNSVRVTDEFMRAVEFGEQFGLTSRTTGEVIEYVDAKALFDKMAVAAWECADPGIQYDGVINDWHTTPESGRITASNPCSEYMHLDNSSCNLASLNLLKFVKDDGSFDVEKFTKAVEIVITAMDISICFADFPTEAITETTRAYRQLGIGYANLGALLMESGLGYDSEGGRALAASITSLMTGAAYRRSAELAGVVGPYDGFARNAEAHRRVMRKHAAANDTIRTMHPMDIAVQRAATQEWEASLKIGEKNGWRNAQASLLAPTGTIGFMMDCDTTGIEPDFSLVKFKKLVGGGSMQIVNQTIPRALRKLGYAEETVEAIVEFISEKGHVIDAPGLKPEHYEVFDCAMGQRAIAPMGHVRMMAATQPFLSGAISKTVNLPETATVENIADVYFQGWKLGLKALAVYRDNCKVGQPLSDAKATKTEVPTAATVEKVVEKVVEYRPTRKRLPKSRPSITTRFTVGGAKGYMTAGSYPDDGLGEVFIKLGKQGSTLAGMMDSFSVAISIALQYGVPLETYVEKFTNLRFEPAGLTDDPDVRMSSSIMDYVFRRLALDHLSFEERSALGIYSADERARELATGSYLPAEDDAEDVEEELETLAQSAPSEKAEKSEKAEASQPLTTGNATSQLPVVNVDGAATAKSAPTAVHSSAELFEAMQGRTSDAPMCFTCGTKMRPAGSCYVCEGCGSTSGCS